From Plasmodium brasilianum strain Bolivian I chromosome 7, whole genome shotgun sequence, the proteins below share one genomic window:
- a CDS encoding hypothetical protein (conserved Plasmodium protein) — MADPTSCKLSIEKRYDHLKSFSNNIAGLIQELKDLIKVHEILIYKEKLKTTEKGKIEKQQDDLMALKQELEIIKKDNDKMGGQLKYYKRIDDSINTQINKVSENIQKVKFNINLEVRKKIEMKKNINEIKNKYCKSLKQKQILDENFLLLTKNNKQNKQVTRGINKQTRDRLSKEANNEANNEANNEANNEANNEANNKANNEANNEAYKEAYKEAYKEAYKEANHEADSKAYNKLDNEAKCEQNVEANNEVSIYLNLDKKANINLYRDHVFYFLFDVIKNEIVRWMHLWKSEKVPTAVQKREENDTKKETQGNMSEKKEYQDISNFLYMNIKGLNDEEEIKVKKFSYEKYVCSLEMGDKKLDVGIKPEKRITLKECEEKKYLTKELNPDDIVLMMDYLLLQLVKLLNGNHPFLTVLSCYYLHHSNVINCNDDIYFFEKVFFKWLNAFCFDKIYIDIFKNENKEFIKFMEKERSVKEGSPKLQDQGHSEHVEVEGGLEAGVLREVDEYINEKVDETGQLDNHSGSTKNNTPLDDDMYNVACETSYIKKRIFFFFELFLTFYSCCSEMIDYVVTNDSLIHRDDYKTGLLKINGTLIYHCRRRRKYVVKNLFVIKRCFLKYAKKFEEMDKNKKKAREVKKSEGVKKSEGVKKSEEVKKSEDSKNTEKTKNIDKSKNRKNQNMNKHMSKNVIASTNININKLIHSIFKRIKFILYFTYILNQMVFEVCDADINSLKGSCEELLICIRTIVKELNSKYLNINKNMKKKYFNKYFLMHTLNNVSKHVTEMNVEECYLFYENIIRDILYVASYFKRINVKSHFFDIKNIIHYLKYYSYSCNILIKCISRISLKQIMSTEKKLFFHIEKQLILKQESEAQRCLKLENSMNYQQGYELIFNKVPNKVYKTEKREYPENVENAENAENVENAENVENVENVENAENAENAENAENVENAENAENAENVENAENVENVEKFEKRENCLEAGIDRNNGAVVDSDITKREKYHCDKYEEQDIDLYYNMFLNIYKKEEMNIPYHRYLNQELVNNSEVNIFISFFVYLFFNESYIIMEELAKENDNFFVRNIIFNDLNYFGFSTPVLVLFTNFVLIPEYFFINMEHIFKIDQELNCVNKDEYQNFLKKNYNTTVLKNFERKLRLFFPYLINYMQRESSIMELFNEIEKFINDYVCEPSNLKKRSRRGCINERDEGIFSLDSNNCSNDTLSTTNGRSSDIHDSTDIRKDADGSTNEKREEADGSTNEKREEADGSTNEKREEADGSTNEKREEADGSTNEKREEADGSTNEKREEADGSTNEKREEADGSTNEKREEADGSTNEKREEADGSTSRDFIHGVVPEMKINQSMFYSVTKKRLKLIILCKVFNLFFEYLEIVVKKIINFSFLLASREHSKLNVFHTDMRVLYTLMKILTYYFKIYNMNKEIESIENYYNFLLHTVLVDYNCLSLHINLQSDQEYAFTYYAMSLCYKELSITLQKGLKLNGTEEDISKIVYSLFYYILYLYADFLMIYFSYISYTNVNCEQTEINSFDTKYKSWSFCYPDVSKIDFNNFQKNKALLNNLLLIKYLKISFSNNKDDINIGVKKKIKNIAQVKESYLRSKLLVNKYSNIIMVKNAVRYKFRIFDKAYNDLDITYHFKECINQISEHIKEAYSYKNEKFAFINIFLNSLENNLNKSYKIFPTFCVENNSVFLNPYYKVLKNHAFFLSVQEKKK; from the exons atggcagACCCAACTTCGTGTAAGTTAAGCATAGAAAAAAGGTATGATCATTTGAAATCATTTTCAAATAACATCGCAGGTTTAATTCAGGAATTAAAAGACTTAATAAAAGTTcatgaaattttaatttataaagaaaaattaaaaactacggaaaaaggaaaaatcgAAAAGCAGCAAGATGACCTTATGGCACTAAAACAAG AActggaaataataaaaaaagataatgaCAAAATGGGTGGACAACTAAAATACTACAAAAGAATTGATGATTCTATTAATACTCAGATAAATAAAGTATCggaaaatatacaaaaagtGAAATTCAATATAAATTTGGAAGTGAGAAA gaaaatagaaatgaaaaaaaatattaatgaaattaaaaat AAATACTGCAAATCTTTAAAGCAGAAACAAATTTTggatgaaaattttttgctACTAACTAAAAAcaacaaacaaaataaacaagtAACTAGaggaataaataaacaaacaagAGATCGTCTAAGTAAGGAAGCAAATAATGAAGCAAACAATGAAGCAAACAATGAAGCAAATAATGAAGCAAACAATGAAGCAAACAATAAAGCAAATAATGAAGCAAATAATGAAGCATACAAAGAAGCATACAAAGAAGCGTACAAAGAAGCGTACAAAGAAGCGAATCACGAAGCAGACAGCAAAGCGTATAACAAATTAGACAACGAAGCAAAATGCGAACAAAATGTCGAAGCGAACAACGAAGTAAGCATATACTTAAACTTAGACAAAAAAGcaaacataaatttatata GAGACCACgtgttttactttttgtttGATGTtatcaaaaatgaaatagtCCGTTGGATGCACCTCTGGAAAAGTGAAAAGGTGCCAACGGCTGTACAAAAAAGGGAGGAAAATGATACGAAAAAAGAAACACAAGGGAA CATGAGTGAGAAGAAAGAATACCAAGACATTTCTAACTTTCTTTACATGAATATAAAAG GACTGAATGATGAGGAAgaaattaaagtaaaaaaattttcgtaCGAAAAGTACGTATGTTCGCTTGAAATGGGGGACAAGAAATTGGACGTAGGTATTAAGCCAGAAAAAAGGATAACACTAAAAGAGtgtgaagaaaaaaaatacttaacTAAAGAATTAAATCCCGACGATATAGTTTTAATGAtggattatttattattacaactaGTAAAATTACTTAATGGCAATCATCCTTTTTTAACAGTTTTAAGTTGTTACTATTTACATCACTCAAACGTTATTAACTGTAATGatgatatttatttttttgaaaaggtATTCTTTAAATGGTTGAATGCCTTTTGTTtcgataaaatatatattgatatatttaaaaatgaaaataaagaatttataaaatttatggaaaaagaaagatcAGTGAAGGAGGGATCTCCTAAACTGCAGGACCAGGGTCATTCTGAGCACGTAGAAGTGGAAGGAGGATTGGAAGCAGGAGTACTAAGAGAAGTGGACGAATATATTAACGAAAAAGTTGATGAAACAGGACAACTAGACAACCATTCAGGCAGCACAAAGAATAATACTCCTTTGGATGATGATATGTACAATGTAGCATGTGAAACgagttatataaaaaaaagaatttttttcttttttgagtTATTTCTGACTTTCTATTCGTGCTGTTCAGAAATGATCGACTATGTTGTAACAAACGACAGCTTAATACACAGAGACGACTACAAAACTGGATTGTTGAAAATAAACGGCACTTTAATATACCACTGTAGGAGGAGAAGAAAATACGTGGTTAAAAAtctttttgttataaaaagatgttttttgaaatatgCTAAAAAGTTTGAAGAAATggataaaaacaaaaaaaaagcacgAGAGGTAAAGAAGTCGGAGGGGGTAAAGAAGTCGGAGGGGGTAAAGAAGTCAGAGGAGGTAAAGAAGTCGGAGGACTCAAAAAATACGGAGAAAAccaaaaatatagataagtcaaaaaataggaaaaaccAAAACATGAATAAACATATGAGTAAAAATGTAATCGCaagtacaaatataaatataaataaattgataCACTCCATATTTAAGAGAATAAAATTTATCCtgtattttacatatattttaaatcaaATGGTTTTCGAAGTATGTGACGCTGATATTAACTCATTAAAAGGCAGTTGTGAGGAATTGCTAATATGCATACGTACTATAGTGAAAGAGTTAAATTctaaatatttgaatataaataagaatatgaaaaaaaaatatttcaataaatattttcttatgcACACACTTAACAATGTCTCTAAACATGTTACGGAAATGAATGTAGAAGAGTGTTaccttttttatgaaaacatTATTCGTGATATATTGTACGTAGCATCATATTTTAAGCGCATAAATGTGAAATCGCATTTTTTCGatattaaaaacattattCATTACTTAAAGTATTACTCCTATagttgtaatattttaataaaatgcatTTCAAGAATATCTctaaaacaaataatgagtacagaaaaaaagctattttttcatatagaAAAACAGCTCATATTAAAACAGGAAAGCGAAGCACAGCGGTGCTTGAAGTTGGAGAACTCGATGAATTATCAACAAGGTTATGAACTCATTTTCAACAAAGTGCCAAATAAAGTCtataaaacagaaaaacgGGAATATCCAGAAAATGTTGAAAATGCTGAAAATGCTGAAAATGTTGAAAATGCTGAAAATGTTGAAAATGTTGAAAATGTTGAAAATGCTGAAAATGCTGAAAATGCCGAAAATGCCGAAAATGTTGAAAATGCTGAAAATGCCGAAAATGCCGAAAATGTTGAAAATGCCGAAAATGTCGAAAATGttgaaaaatttgaaaaacgTGAAAACTGTCTAGAAGCAGGGATTGACAGAAATAATGGTGCTGTTGTTGATTCTGATATAACGAAGCGAGAGAAATATCATTGTGATAAGTATGAGGAACAGGATATAGATCTATACTACAAcatgtttttaaatatttacaaaaaggaAGAGATGAATATTCCGTATCATAGATATCTAAATCAAGAACTAGTGAATAATTCTGAggtgaatatatttattagtttttttgtatatttattttttaatgaatcatatataataatggaaGAATTAGCAAAAGAAAATgacaatttttttgtaagaaacattatttttaatgacttaaattattttggTTTTTCTACCCCTGTGCTAGTCTTATTCACAAATTTTGTTCTTATTcctgaatatttttttattaacatggaacatatatttaaaatagatCAGGAGCTCAACTGTGTAAATAAGGATGaatatcaaaattttttaaaaaaaaattataacacaactgttttgaaaaatttcGAAAGGAAGTtacgtttattttttccatatttaataaattacatgCAAAGGGAAAGTTCAATCATGGAACTGTTtaatgaaatagaaaaatttattaacgATTATGTATGTGAGCCCAGTAACTTGAAAAAGAGGTCCAGGCGCGGATGCATTAACGAGCGGGATGAAGGAATTTTTAGCCTTGACAGCAACAACTGCAGTAACGACACACTCAGTACCACGAACGGAAGAAGTAGTGATATTCACGACAGTACTGATATAAGAAAGGATGCAGATGGTAGTACGAATGAAAAACGTGAAGAAGCAGATGGTAGTACGAATGAAAAACGTGAAGAAGCAGATGGTAGTACGAATGAAAAACGTGAAGAAGCAGATGGTAGTACGAATGAAAAACGTGAAGAAGCAGATGGAAGTACGAATGAAAAACGTGAAGAAGCAGATGGAAGTACGAATGAAAAACGTGAAGAAGCAGATGGAAGTACGAATGAAAAACGTGAAGAAGCAGATGGAAGTACGAATGAAAAACGTGAAGAAGCAGATGGAAGTACGAATGAAAAACGTGAAGAAGCAGATGGAAGTACTAGCAGAGACTTCATCCACGGTGTCGTTCcagaaatgaaaattaatcAAAGCATGTTCTACAGTGTAACGAAAAAAAGATTGAAACTTATAATCCTTTGCAAggtttttaatttattttttgagtATCTCGAGATTGttgtaaaaaagataatcaatttttcttttttattggCGTCAAGAGAACATTCCAAGTTAAACGTATTTCATACAGACATGCGTGTATTATATACGTTAATGAAAATTCTGacgtattattttaaaatatataatatgaacaaagaaatagaaagtatagaaaattattataattttcttttgcaTACAGTTTTAGTTGACTATAACTGTTTAAGCTTACACATAAATTTGCAGTCAGATCAAGAATATGCTTTTACATATTATGCTATGTCCTTATGTTACAAAGAATTATCCATTACATTACAAAAAGggttaaaattaaatggtACAGAAGAAGATATAAGTAAAATTGTATattccttattttattatatactttatttatatgcagATTTtcttatgatatatttttcatatatttcgtATACAAACGTGAATTGTGAACAAACAGAGATAAACTCCTTtgatacaaaatataaatcgTGGAGTTTTTGTTATCCTGACGTTTCAAAAATTGactttaataattttcaaaaaaataaagcattaCTTAATAACCTTTTgcttattaaatatttaaaaattagcTTTTCGAATAATAAAGATGATATTAACATTGgcgttaaaaaaaaaataaaaaatatagctcAAGTTAAAGAAAGTTACCTTCGTTCGAAGTTattagtaaataaatattccaaTATCATAATGGTTAAAAATGCTGTAAGATATAAATTTCGTATATTTGACAAAGCATACAATGATTTGGACATAACCTACCATTTTAAAGAGTGTATAAATCAAATTTCGGAGCACATTAAAGAGGCTTATAgctacaaaaatgaaaaatttgcttttattaatatttttctaaattcacttgaaaataatttaaataaatcttataaaatatttcctaCCTTCTGTGTGGAAAACAattctgtttttttaaacCCATATTATAAAGTGTTGAAAAATCAcgccttttttttaagtgtacaagaaaagaaaaaatag